The genomic segment gtgtgagagagacattttaaatgtctgtctctgtttgctCCTTTCAAAATTTACTAAATTTCCAAATAGCCAAAAATCTCAGTTAGCCTGCTGCCTGTTTTCACGAATAGAAACAGAGGAAACGTCGCTGTCCATCGTGCTGAAAGTAAAATCGCTGCATGGAGCCGCGTGCCCCTCCTCGGGCTCACTACAATACACGGTCCTCCTGCCGACTACACGCGCTTGATTTGGCTCTGTCCTCTGTGCACGTATCGATTAATTATGATTGGGCCGGCGGATGGGCTGGCGACTACCTTTCATCTGCCCGCCCTCATCATTGTCTCCAGGGAAAGCCATCTCAAACCTCTACGAAATGACTGCAGGAGCGGATGATATTCAACTTTTATGAGGGAAAAACGGCGAGGGGGCGTATGGTGGTGTCCCGCgcgcataaacacacagacccacacacacacataaaagacaaacacaggaacACGCGCTACCTGTATAGTTTGGCGGTTGTAGACTTTCACTACATGGAAGTTAAAACTGTAAATCCCTTTGCGCGGCGCGATGAAATTACTTCTCTCCTCGTCAAAATTCCTCCCAACGTTTACTAGAacctgaaagaaagaaagagagagagaatttaattaataaaattgcTTTATTCGGCTAATGTCTATACTAGTATTTGCCTTCAGAAGTCACTGCAAGAACACATGAGCGCATAAAGAATGTATTATTATGGACGCCCTGACAATCAAACAACGAGTGTAGAGCTAGTCTGAAGTCAATCCCAAATATTTCTATGTAACATGTGGCTCCAGACAGACGCACGTTAATTAGAGGTCCCCTTCTGACAAAATGTATTCTCACGAATTTTATCATTGTTGACTTAGTACtgaattgattaattttgtAGGAGAGAATGAAAccgatttttttcttttcggaATAGTTTCTAAGATAGCCTATTGAAATTGATATATCACCCATTTTTTGGATAGAGGACTCGAAAGGGCCCCTCTGGCCCCGGACCACACATTCAGATTCACTGATGTAGAGGAATAACTCTCTGCTTTTATCTAGGCTTTTTCCCCGACAGAACTCCCAAACTTTATGGGGAATTAAAGGTAACTTAATCAATCTTTCAAATGAAACTTTCAATTATGCATTTCTGCAGCCAAATGTCTGGTTTTATGGATGGAGAGGAACTATGGCGTGTAATTGCATGGCAGTTTGAGGGAGAATTAACCTTTAACGGCAGGCGAGTAGGACCTCACCCTCGCGACCTGCCGTTACTAAATTATTTGGCGAGATGTCAGTTCCCATATTACATATTGTCAGCtcaaaaagttgaaatattcaAAAGGCTTGCCGACCAGAATATTCTTTCCCAAGCACTTTGGAAATGTATTACCTTTAAAAAGAATCGTTACCTAGACAGATTCATTTCGgctccactttagttgtctcgAATGGAGCAGCTTCCTGCTGTCCACCAGGCCATTACCAGAGGTGCACCAGATGCAGCTGCGCGCACGTCAAGCCTCTGTGGCATATATCCATCGCCTAATTTAACCATGGATTTTCCCCCCCGACTTTCTAATAGTCTGACACAACATGCCCTTTGACTAGGTTGAGCATCCATAGCACATAGCCTATATTCAATGTTTGGAGTCTGTTTtagatgcagaaaaagagaCCAAGAGAAACTATCTCGGGAGGTTATTAAATGGTCTGTGGCGCATAAAACACAGCCCATTATAGCCCACTGTTTGTAAAGGCTCTGTATGTGATATTTTACGCCTCCACTGAAAGACAAGTTGTCCTCGCTACATAGACTATTTGACAATCACCACGCCAGGCAATATGCCACACATTAAATACACATAGACATTTCCAACTTCGTATGAGTGCTGGTCTACAGCATCTCCTTAAGTAAAACTGAtgtaaaactgactgaaaacaatTATACACTTACTTTGCTTCTTTGATTTTGTGTGGCCATTGTTAATTTTACTGTAGAGTAGAACAGATATTTTTGCCTCTTACCCGATCGAAGTAAATGACCATGGTTCGGTTGCTCATCTCGGAGGGCTCATGGTTGGTGTTCCGGACGGCGGAAAATGCCACCTTGGCGCTGCCCGAGCGCACCGAGATCCCGAGAGCCGTACCCGTGGGGTCCGAGGTCGGGTTGGAGTCGCACACAACTAGGCACTTCCCCTCCAGGACGATTGGTTCCGTCTCGTTCTGAGCGCGGGTCGGGCTCGCAGCGAGCCACACGGCACTTAGCAGGCAAAACGCCAACATAGCGGACCAGAAAGGCGAACTTCTTCGGTCGTCTTCACACCTTAAACCGTGGGCTAATTccccgttaaaaaaaaaagtaaggtaGGAAGATTTTCCCGGCGTTCCCCCGGTGAACCTTAAGAGGGCTTTTCTACAACTAGATGCCACTCCGTTTTTCTTGGATTTAATTAGCCTACAACAAATTGCTTCTTCCTCACGAAGTCTCTTCGAGGGGAAACCACACGGTTTATTTTCTggcttctctcctgctttttttttatttcgaaACTCAGTTTATTGCCCCCTTATCTGCGGTCGAGTTTCCAGTTTTCAactgttcctctcctcttttctcactTCTCAGCAGCTTTTCTGTCACTTGGAGAAAAAGTAAGCGGGAGTTGCGCGCGGTGCGGAGGGGCCCTGGACGAGTGATGAGGCAGCAGAACTCATAGCGCGCGGGAGGGAgctctgtctgctctctctcGCGCGCGCCTGAATTATTGATATGTGAGATATGAGAGTTTCAAACACAAAAGGCTCGAGAGGAAGGGACGCGTCGCGCGAGCGCAAGATGCTTCCGCCCTGGtactactcttttttttttttttagagacccctccctccccccgGTAACTGAGACCCATCGTCGGATTAGCGCGTGCGCGTCTTTGATATTTTCCAATCACGCCATGTCGACCGCCCCCTCCCCGCCCCTCCATTTTATCtagcatctctctctttctctctccctgcctctctctcgctctgtctctggTTTACTCTATCCCTgcctctatctatctatctatctatctatctatctatctatctatctatctataacCCTTTTTAATTCTCCTTCTTCTCACACTTAAATCTCTTTCTTCCTACATCTTACAAACTTGTTCTTTATACTCGCCCCCCCCATTCTATCCCTTTCCCCTTTCACTCACCCGACACACACTTTCTTCTCAGCAGTTTACAAGTGAACAATTACGAGCCACATAAGATGAGCACTCACTGTTaccatcatcgtcatcatcaccACTGAGTTGTTAAAACTGCTCTGCAACCAACAGGAAGTCATGTTAGGTGTGGGGATGAAACCTCTCCGGAATGTGTAAATACCTCCTGAAACTACGTAAAACTCAGTCCCCAGTGGGATTTAACAGCAAAGAAGGACAAAAAGACATGCAGCAGACATCATTGTCACAAAATTTCCAAATTTTAGGAAAAATTAGGCATCTTTGATACAATGGCAGCTGTAAAAGATACCACAGGAAGGTGGCACAATGCTTAAAGTGTGTCAAATGAGCACCACAgggaaacaaaccaacagacatgACAGGTATTTTAAGGAGTATTCCAGTGATTCAGCATTATCCATAAATTTGCCTTGATCCCACATGTTCCATAATGCAATTTCATAGCATGTTTTCATTAGACCTGCTCACTTGGTAAGCACCCTTGTCTTTCCAACTCCACACTTGTAGGTTTTAACAGGctctcatttaaaattttgtgtaATGTCACTCGAGTTATTTTTGTCAAGTTCCCTCCAGACCCCCAAGGGACATTATACAACAAGCTCTAAAGTACTTTTTTTAGAGTATACTAGTACCCTGTcaaaagaaaacttaatttgacatttcatcTGAAGAGTGGTCCTTCAAATGTTGCACAGCACTGATTGCATGAT from the Xiphias gladius isolate SHS-SW01 ecotype Sanya breed wild chromosome 8, ASM1685928v1, whole genome shotgun sequence genome contains:
- the cbln1 gene encoding cerebellin-1, encoding MLAFCLLSAVWLAASPTRAQNETEPIVLEGKCLVVCDSNPTSDPTGTALGISVRSGSAKVAFSAVRNTNHEPSEMSNRTMVIYFDRVLVNVGRNFDEERSNFIAPRKGIYSFNFHVVKVYNRQTIQVSLMHNGWPVISAFAGDQDVTREAASNGVLIQMEKGDRAYLKLERGNLMGGWKYSTFSGFLVFPM